Part of the Actinomycetota bacterium genome, GCCGCGGCGTACGGCGTCGTTGAGGGCACCCCGGATGATCAGATGCAGCTCCAGCACCGTCTTGGGGGCCGACGGCCGGGTGTCGTCGGTGGGATGCAGCTTGGAGTCATACAGCGCCTCGAGGTGATCGGGTCGGAGTCGACGGATCGGGACCCTGCCGAGGGTGGGGAGGA contains:
- a CDS encoding site-specific integrase, with the protein product LPTLGRVPIRRLRPDHLEALYDSKLHPTDDTRPSAPKTVLELHLIIRGALNDAVRRGIVS